A region of Bicyclus anynana chromosome 15, ilBicAnyn1.1, whole genome shotgun sequence DNA encodes the following proteins:
- the LOC112051866 gene encoding mpv17-like protein 2 has protein sequence MQHIAVTWRRLSSHVRTSAAFSRFQGVVKVAFSDKYLLYTNITISLTLSSVGDGMEQMYELYTGDLKEYNPQRTMQMAFSGIGVGILCHHWYKVLDRFIIGKSFDMVVKKLMLDQLIFSPIMIITFFGSLALLEKDPWTNFQDEVKDKFTTLYKAEWMVWPPAQIINFYFLPTRYRVLYDNTISLGYDVYTSQVKHNKSLKTVTKDVMS, from the coding sequence atgcaacaCATAGCTGTAACATGGAGACGATTGTCTAGCCATGTGAGAACAAGCGCTGCCTTTTCAAGATTCCAAGGAGTAGTGAAAGTGGCTTTTAGTGATAAATACTtactttatacaaatattacaatttcactGACACTATCATCTGTTGGTGATGGTATGGAACAAATGTACGAACTGTATACTGGTGATTTAAAGGAGTATAATCCCCAACGGACTATGCAAATGGCGTTTTCTGGTATAGGAGTTGGTATTTTATGTCATCACTGGTACAAAGTACTAGATAGGTTTATTATAGGTAAATCATTTGACATGGTAGTGAAAAAACTTATGCTTGACCAACTTATATTTTCACCTATTATGATTATAACATTCTTTGGTAGTTTAGCCTTACTGGAAAAGGATCCATGGACAAATTTTCAGGATGAGGTCAAAGACAAGTTTACTACTTTGTACAAAGCTGAATGGATGGTGTGGCCACCTGCTCAAATtatcaacttttattttttaccaacCAGATACAGAGTTTTGTATGACAACACAATTTCTTTAGGGTATGATGTATACACATCTCAAGTTAAGCACAATAAGTCGttaaaaactgtaactaaaGATGTAATGTCATGA
- the LOC112051854 gene encoding nuclear receptor coactivator 5, which yields MADKLTLDKQQMKDRATAHLRIYVGGIKEETDVDDLYNHFIEYGQIDGILVSRVFGFVQFNQESSANEAIAKANGSMLMGKKITVRPANINGPNTRQTEVVIIQSDKPPAVALTDNTPVAEVAEEPYDNYGNYVGDQNYGGDEYEETGRDYGRDAQHGGPRGRGRGRGRGRIALHGGFRDHSPPRGGNEWSERGYERFSQPEYPRALPLPDKNDCEIIVVSKLLTEYAEYIESRLKRLGIVVDLLFPMEDVPIGKVLGNIASRGCLYAILVMPLNQEHRSLTLTILHGLPQEHRNIPLEDALHLMSRNFQEVKLGGPSGREAVYALLGQLADGRSLTVLQYDKVMEYLQERREQQVKLELGEPLTSSAPATKTQADLQQRILSILNDKSAPTKEPPKPEPQNKLLNDPTVRKALDSILQKFV from the exons ATGGCCG ACAAACTAACCCTGGACAAGCAACAAATGAAAGATCGGGCCACAGCCCATCTTAGAATATACGTTGGTGGTATCAAGGAAGAGACAGACGTGGATGATCTATATAATCATTTCATAGAATATGGTCAGATAGATGGTATTCTGGTCAGCAGAGTCTTCGGTTTCGTGCAGTTCAATCAGGAATCTAGTGCTAACGAAGCCATTGCTAAGGCCAATGGCAGTATGTTAATGGGAAAGAAAATAACAGTGAGACCTGCTAATATTAATGGACCGAA tacaAGGCAGACTGAAGTGGTGATTATACAGTCTGATAAGCCACCTGCAGTTGCTCTTACCGATAATACACCAGTCGCAGAAGTCGCTGAAGAGCCCTATGATAACTACGGCAACTATGTGGGCGATCAAA ATTATGGCGGCGATGAATATGAAGAGACTGGGCGAGACTACGGTCGTGACGCACAACACGGGGGGCCGCGGGGCAGGGGGCGGGGCCGAGGCAGAGGCAGGATTGCGCTACATGGCGGCTTCAGAGACCACTCGCCACCAAGAG GCGGCAACGAGTGGTCAGAGAGAGGCTACGAGCGGTTCTCTCAGCCGGAGTACCCGCGCGCGCTGCCCCTGCCGGACAAAAACGACTGCGAGATCATCGTCGTCTCTAAACTACTTAC GGAATACGCAGAGTACATAGAGAGCAGACTCAAACGGTTGGGTATAGTCGTGGACCTGCTTTTCCCAATGGAGGACGTGCCCATCGGCAAAGTGCTGGGCAACATAGCGTCGCGCGGCTGCCTGTACGCGATACTGGTGATGCCTCTTAACCAGGAGCACAGGTCCTTGACTCTGACCATACTGCATGGATTACCTCAAG AACACCGCAACATACCGCTCGAGGACGCCCTACATCTGATGTCGCGCAACTTCCAAGAGGTGAAGCTCGGTGGGCCTTCGGGCAGGGAGGCTGTGTACGCGCTGTTGGGCCAGCTAGCTGACGGGCGCAGTCTCACAGTGCTGCAGTATGACAAGGTCATGGAATATCTCCAG GAGCGTCGAGAACAGCAAGTCAAACTGGAACTGGGCGAACCGTTGACCTCATCAGCGCCGGCTACCAAGACCCAGGCGGACTTGCAGCAAAGGATCCTGAGCATCCTCAACGACAAAAGTGCCCCCACTAAAGAGCCCCCCAAGCCGGAACCACAGAACAAACTCCTGAACGACCCCACTGTCAGAAAAGCGTTAGATTCAATATTACAAAAGTTTGTGTAA